A stretch of the Schistocerca serialis cubense isolate TAMUIC-IGC-003099 chromosome 2, iqSchSeri2.2, whole genome shotgun sequence genome encodes the following:
- the LOC126455568 gene encoding mitochondrial import inner membrane translocase subunit Tim29 isoform X2, translating into MSVAGETQIEKKIPIKEKLRLGFAVCCSLTNPDEESFRRDVIMCNQDIMLVGKPIRNPASVQHMELIESCYNRGFIRSLNLGLFSLIWVDNRSKSSAAYSAQCSYLRPSFFTFHKHVIDVGFLGRWWWLNSVMTDYDINPLEFPK; encoded by the exons ATGTCAGTGGCAGGAGAGACGCAGATCGAGAAGAAAATTCCAATTAAGGAAAAATTAC GTCTGGGTTTTGCTGTATGCTGCTCTCTCACCAACCCTGATGAAGAAAGCTTTCGTCGAGATGTTATAATGTGTAATCAGGACATTATGTTAGTAGGAAAACCAATACGTAATCCAGCTTCTGTTCAGCATATGGAGCTCATTGAAAGCTGCTATAACAGGGGTTTCATACGTAGTTTAAATCTTGGTTTGTTTTCACTTATATGGGTTGACAATAGAAGTAAAAGTTCAGCTGCTTATAGTGCACAGTGCAGTTATCTTCGCCCATCATTTTTTACATTCCATAAACATGTCATTGATGTTGGCTTTCTTGGAAGATGGTGGTGGCTAAATAGTGTAATGACTGATTATGACATAAATCCTCTAGAATTTCCTAAGTGA
- the LOC126455568 gene encoding mitochondrial import inner membrane translocase subunit Tim29 isoform X1: MSVAGETQIEKKIPIKEKLRLYLINLAKDYQEATLDLVKDAKANKRRSFITAVGLGFAVCCSLTNPDEESFRRDVIMCNQDIMLVGKPIRNPASVQHMELIESCYNRGFIRSLNLGLFSLIWVDNRSKSSAAYSAQCSYLRPSFFTFHKHVIDVGFLGRWWWLNSVMTDYDINPLEFPK, from the exons ATGTCAGTGGCAGGAGAGACGCAGATCGAGAAGAAAATTCCAATTAAGGAAAAATTAC GACTTTATTTGATAAATCTAGCAAAGGACTACCAAGAAGCTACCTTAGATCTTGTGAAAGACGCTAAAGCCAACAAAAGAAGGTCCTTCATAACAGCAGTAG GTCTGGGTTTTGCTGTATGCTGCTCTCTCACCAACCCTGATGAAGAAAGCTTTCGTCGAGATGTTATAATGTGTAATCAGGACATTATGTTAGTAGGAAAACCAATACGTAATCCAGCTTCTGTTCAGCATATGGAGCTCATTGAAAGCTGCTATAACAGGGGTTTCATACGTAGTTTAAATCTTGGTTTGTTTTCACTTATATGGGTTGACAATAGAAGTAAAAGTTCAGCTGCTTATAGTGCACAGTGCAGTTATCTTCGCCCATCATTTTTTACATTCCATAAACATGTCATTGATGTTGGCTTTCTTGGAAGATGGTGGTGGCTAAATAGTGTAATGACTGATTATGACATAAATCCTCTAGAATTTCCTAAGTGA
- the LOC126455568 gene encoding uncharacterized protein LOC126455568 isoform X3, producing MSVAGETQIEKKIPIKEKLRLYLINLAKDYQEATLDLVKDAKANKRRSFITAVDCNFAREGRGSVLPACSQPYCTYRQKQAIQSGFCCMLLSHQP from the exons ATGTCAGTGGCAGGAGAGACGCAGATCGAGAAGAAAATTCCAATTAAGGAAAAATTAC GACTTTATTTGATAAATCTAGCAAAGGACTACCAAGAAGCTACCTTAGATCTTGTGAAAGACGCTAAAGCCAACAAAAGAAGGTCCTTCATAACAGCAGTAG ATTGCAATTTTGCACGGGAGGGGAGGGGGTCAGTGTTGCCAGCATGCAGCCAGCCATACTGTACGTACCGACAAAAACAGGCAATACA GTCTGGGTTTTGCTGTATGCTGCTCTCTCACCAACCCTGA